The window CTGGCAGAGAGCTATATGGCCGATGGAAATATGACTGCCGCCAGAACCTCCCTTACCAAGCTCCTGGAAAATGAAAAGAATCCTATGGAGATTCAGAAACTTCAGTTCAACATGGCTCGAACCTGGGAGGAGAAGCCTGAGGAAGCTCTAAAATGGTACATGAATGCCTCAAAGGGACTGGATCCCGATATATCAGGAGAAAGCCTCTACAGAAGCGGTATCATCTATGAAAACAAGGATGAGTCTGCCAGAACGGTTCTACTCTTTGAAAAACTCTTCAATCAATTCAGGAGCAATGAGCACAGAGAAGAAGTCGGGGATTGGATTGTTCTATATTATGAAAAAAATGCTCAGGATCTGGCACTCAAAAATCATCTTGACAGGATGCTTACAGAATACCCGGATACTGGAAAAAAGATACTCTATCTCTATATGCGTGGAAACATATCTTACAAGGAAGGCAAACATAACGAAGCCCTCCGTTATTATCAGAATATCCTGAATGTCGAAACCGATGACAGGCTTGTGTTAAATGAGACACGCTACAGGATTGGATATATTTATACGCTCAGAAAAGAGTTTTACAGGGCCTCCGAATACTTCAGTGAAGTACTGAAAACACAACCGAAAGATGAACTTTATTACCGATCACTCCTGTCGCTTGGTATCTGTTTTCTCAACAGTAAAGATATTGACCGGGCGGAAAAAGAATTCACGGAACTAGCTGAAACCAAAAAGCCAACCCTCTGGACAGGAGACGCCAATTTCTATTTAGGAAAGATTCAGATGGACAAGGGTTCTTATAAGGATGCTATTGGTTATTTTAAAACAGCAGTTGCCACCTCGGCAAACTCTGAAAGAAAAATTCAGACTCTATATCAGCTGGGTTGGTGCTATATGAGAATGATATCGTTTCAGGAAGCTTCTGATGCCTTTGATGCATTGTGGAACCTGGATCAGAATCATCCCCTATCAGGAGATAGTTTGTACCGTTCTGGAACGGCTCTCAGTTATCTGGAATTATGGGACGAGTCACTTATCCGTTTTAAAAAAGCTCTGGAACTTGTGGAGTATTTCAGCTTGAGAGAAGAGCTCCTCTACCAGACAGCCTGGTCATACTTTATGCTTATGAATTTTGATTCGGCAATGGATTACCTCAAACAACTTGAAATTGAATTCCCTGATAGTCCTCTTCCGGCGGATGGTCTTTTCAGAGCCGCAGAGACATTATATGAAAAGGGTGAAAAGACGGCGGCTGTGACTGCTTATATTGCACTATACAACGAATTTGTTACCAGTCCACTTTCAGAAACAGCCCTATACCGAGCACTCACACTGACTGAAAACCGTGAAGAAAAACTTGATCTCATCAAAATTTTCTTAAACCAGTATTCCGGAAATGACAGATCTCTCCAATCGGTTCTGCAGCTGGAGGATATGCTGAATAGGGGGATGATAAAACCAAATCAGCAGCAGATTCAAAATATACTTGATCTGAAATTAACCAATAGGGAAAGAACAATCATTCAATTGGGCCTTCTTTATACACAGTTAGAGATGGAAGAAAGCCTGCAAACCCTGAATGATTTATCCGGGTTATTAGACATCAGTCCCAGAGAACAGGAACAGATAAAGCTTTATAAGGGAATAGCACAATATCATGCCGGTAATATTCTCCAGGCGGGAACACTCTTTTCAGAAGTTCTGAAAGGTGATACCTCCAAGTTCAGTGCAGAAGCTCAGTTCTATAAGGCCAAAATACTGCAGGATCAGGGCGAATGGAAAAAGGCAGCCGATGCCTATTTGAGTATCCGTTATCGCTATCCCGACCAGGAAGACTGGGTCCTCAAGTCCCTCTTCCAGGCAGCTCTCTCCTACAACAATGCCGGTGATACCGAGAGTTATCAACGAACAGCCCAGATGCTCTCTGAAACATCCGGAGGTTCTGACCTTATGGATCGCCTTATAGAAGAGATGGATAGCCCTGAGACTTCAACAACTGGAACTGAAGTGCCTGAAGAAAGGACAGACCTTGAAAGCCTGTCCCCCTCTGCAGAGATACTTCCGATTCTTGATGAATAGAGCTTAGTATTTAAATCTGCTGTCACCGATAAATTCTCTCAATATAGAATCGACGGGAATCATATTTGAAGGAATCGGTGAAAAATTATTAATAAAGTGAAGCAGCCTTTGAGCTTCTCCGTATTCTTCCTTTTCTGGACTGATTCCTCTTAACAAAGGTTCGGCATACAAGCGCAGTACAGCCAGTTCATAATCCAGAGCCGAATTAAACGCGGCATCCGCCTGATCCTGATTCGGAAAAATATTTTTTTCTTCCCCCCGTCTTACCGATGGCCAGATCTTTAGAGTTTTTTCGGCATTATAATTTCGAAACTGATGATCTCTGACAATTCTTCTGATCAATCTGTTATCAGTGGTGGCAATCCTGTTATGATCATCCAGATTCAATTGAGTCAAAGCCGAAATATAAACCTTAAATTTCTGCGAAACCGGAATATCCGGAGTCAGATCCTTATTCAATCCATGAATACCTTCCATAACAAGAATACTTCTGTCCTGCATACTCAGTATCCGACCTCTTTTCTGACGTCCCCCTTTTTTAAAATCAAAAATTGGAAACTCCGTTTCTTTACCACTGAAAAGCTGGACAAGGTTTTTATTCAGCAGATCTACATCCAGAGCGTCCAGAGCCTCCAGGTCAGGCTTTCCGTCTTCATCCACAGGAACATGTTCAGGAGAGTGATAGTAATCATCCAGAGAGACCATGAGAGGATTAAAACCAACAACTTGAAGCTGTATACAGAGTTTCTTTGTAAAGGTCGTTTTACCCGATGAAGAGGGACCTGCAATCAGAACAATTTTTACCTTTCCCTTTCGTTCCAGGATATTGTCTGCAATCTGAGCTATTTTTTTGTTGTGCAGGGACTCTGATACAAGTATAAAGTGCTCGGTCTGCCTTTTATCAGAAACCATGGAATTCAATTTCCCTACTGTGTCTGCATTCAGTATTTTACCCCAGGACTTGTACTCTCGATAGATAGAGGAGAGAAGAGGTTGATCCTTGAAATCCTCCAGAGTCAGCGGTGTTTTGGAAGGAGGGTATCTCAGAAGAAAACCATCAGAATAATTCATAACATCAAAACTTTTTAGAAACCCTATAGAAGGGAGAAGAATCTCATGTCTTAAAGCCAGATAATCTTCTGTACGGTTGATTCGAACCCGTGACTGATTGGCCGATTCAAGAAGAAGGACCGTGTCATTCTGATTCATATCTGAAAAATATTGGCGGGCTTCCCGCCAGCTGTTGGTTTCAGGGATGATTTTATGATCTTTTTTGATAAATTCTTTCATCTTATTCTGAATGCTAATCAGGTCTTCGTCAGAAAAAGCGGGGGCCCCATCCAGATGATAGTAGTAACTGTGCCCCAGTGAATGACTCAGTATAAGATGATGCCCGGGAAACAGTTCCCGGGCAGCCATTTCAAGAACATAACAGAGTGTTCGTCTATAGAGCCTGACACCGGCAGTGCTGTTCAGATACAGGGGCTTTAGCTCACCGTTTATATCAACGCAGGAATTCAGTGAAATGAGCTCATTATTGAAATAGGCAGCCACGAGAGGAAACCCATCACAGTCGTCATTGTTCATAATACTGCTGATACATGAATTGCTTTTGATTCTCATGTTCATGTCATTATAATTAATTATGTATTCTTTCATGCTCACCCTCAGATTGTCATTCTAATGTAACTATTCTAATGCATAGGATGAGCTGTGGATAGAAAAAAAGAGACAGGAATATTCCTGTCTCTTTAATTTGCTCCCCCGAACAGACTCGAACTGCTGACATGATGGTTAACAGCCATCCGCTCTACCAACTGAGCTACAGGGGAATATTTGAATGAATATACAGGACTGATAAAAAACTGTCAACAGAGTCTTTGAAGAAGTGGGAAGACCTAAAACCGTCCATACAGGGGAGTGTGACATTCCGGACATAATCCCTCAGGTTTCAGATAAATGAACCCGCTATTGCGGTCAATGAGCAGGATCCCGCAAGTTCCGCAATAGGTAGAATCCTGCTGCCCGGTGTTGCCCGTATAGACAT is drawn from Oceanispirochaeta sp. and contains these coding sequences:
- a CDS encoding nucleoside kinase; protein product: MKEYIINYNDMNMRIKSNSCISSIMNNDDCDGFPLVAAYFNNELISLNSCVDINGELKPLYLNSTAGVRLYRRTLCYVLEMAARELFPGHHLILSHSLGHSYYYHLDGAPAFSDEDLISIQNKMKEFIKKDHKIIPETNSWREARQYFSDMNQNDTVLLLESANQSRVRINRTEDYLALRHEILLPSIGFLKSFDVMNYSDGFLLRYPPSKTPLTLEDFKDQPLLSSIYREYKSWGKILNADTVGKLNSMVSDKRQTEHFILVSESLHNKKIAQIADNILERKGKVKIVLIAGPSSSGKTTFTKKLCIQLQVVGFNPLMVSLDDYYHSPEHVPVDEDGKPDLEALDALDVDLLNKNLVQLFSGKETEFPIFDFKKGGRQKRGRILSMQDRSILVMEGIHGLNKDLTPDIPVSQKFKVYISALTQLNLDDHNRIATTDNRLIRRIVRDHQFRNYNAEKTLKIWPSVRRGEEKNIFPNQDQADAAFNSALDYELAVLRLYAEPLLRGISPEKEEYGEAQRLLHFINNFSPIPSNMIPVDSILREFIGDSRFKY
- a CDS encoding tetratricopeptide repeat protein: MKKLALILLLFLLISMDIIAQSGSQLFQEGRDAFSEKLFSRSIESFQDFINQYPSDPRVDQADYMIGVSLFYLRKFDRVISHFERYERNYPSSAYIRRIHYWKGLCYYGQDNFRSAIIELKKQSEITEELYFRQKSLQLLGYSYEKTEQYELAGLSYSQLFESNPGRDLSALSLERQGYIQLKLQNYRAALDFFERVTVDYSGIPQVMKEIPFYQAECYYQLKDYDASLKKYETFLTLYSSSENREKAVFRLGSLYSMMNKQDDAKEYMNLLATEFPKSKYIMEAHIILAESYMADGNMTAARTSLTKLLENEKNPMEIQKLQFNMARTWEEKPEEALKWYMNASKGLDPDISGESLYRSGIIYENKDESARTVLLFEKLFNQFRSNEHREEVGDWIVLYYEKNAQDLALKNHLDRMLTEYPDTGKKILYLYMRGNISYKEGKHNEALRYYQNILNVETDDRLVLNETRYRIGYIYTLRKEFYRASEYFSEVLKTQPKDELYYRSLLSLGICFLNSKDIDRAEKEFTELAETKKPTLWTGDANFYLGKIQMDKGSYKDAIGYFKTAVATSANSERKIQTLYQLGWCYMRMISFQEASDAFDALWNLDQNHPLSGDSLYRSGTALSYLELWDESLIRFKKALELVEYFSLREELLYQTAWSYFMLMNFDSAMDYLKQLEIEFPDSPLPADGLFRAAETLYEKGEKTAAVTAYIALYNEFVTSPLSETALYRALTLTENREEKLDLIKIFLNQYSGNDRSLQSVLQLEDMLNRGMIKPNQQQIQNILDLKLTNRERTIIQLGLLYTQLEMEESLQTLNDLSGLLDISPREQEQIKLYKGIAQYHAGNILQAGTLFSEVLKGDTSKFSAEAQFYKAKILQDQGEWKKAADAYLSIRYRYPDQEDWVLKSLFQAALSYNNAGDTESYQRTAQMLSETSGGSDLMDRLIEEMDSPETSTTGTEVPEERTDLESLSPSAEILPILDE